A part of Rhodamnia argentea isolate NSW1041297 chromosome 8, ASM2092103v1, whole genome shotgun sequence genomic DNA contains:
- the LOC115748122 gene encoding adenine/guanine permease AZG1 has protein sequence MVMETELPPPQPQRSRKSALTRLNDYVAGSRVGKRFKVSERNTTFTTEIRAGTATFLTMAYILAVNASILTDSGGPCSVSDCVPLCSDTAISVGNCTGAGLQVVQPDATCKFDPVNPGYTLCLEKVRKDLIVATVASSLIGCVIMGTFANLPLALAPGMGTNAYFAYTVVGYHGSGNISYQSALAAVFIEGLLFLLISAVGLRAKLAKLIPKPVRISSSAGIGLFLAFIGLQNSEGIGLIGYSSSTLLTLGGCPSSSRVSLAPVVTAANGTVSLLAGGTVSSDIYCLRDRMESPTLWLGIVGFVIIAYCLIKNVKGAMIYGIVFVTAISWFRNTKVTAFPNTDSGDAAYAYFKKVVDVHAIKKTAGALSFKSIGKGKFWEALVTFLYVDILDTTGTLYSMARFAGFADQNGNFEGQYFAFMSDATAIVVGSLLGTSPVTAFIESSTGIKEGGRTGLTALTAAGYFFLAFFITPLLASIPAWAVGPPLILVGVLMMKSVVEIDWNDMRHAIPAFVTLILMPLTYSIAYGLIGGIGTYIVLHIWDWSEELLVKFGLVNGDNGGGGVRVNGSHGQPKEDGDAIKAVGLEP, from the coding sequence ATGGTTATGGAGACTGAATtgccgccgccgcagccgcaGAGATCGAGGAAGAGCGCCTTGACCCGGCTTAACGACTATGTGGCGGGCAGCCGGGTCGGGAAGCGGTTCAAGGTGTCGGAGCGGAACACGACCTTCACCACGGAGATCCGGGCTGGGACTGCCACCTTCCTCACCATGGCCTACATCCTCGCGGTCAACGCCTCGATCCTGACGGACTCTGGCGGGCCGTGCTCGGTGTCCGACTGCGTCCCGCTGTGCTCGGACACGGCCATCTCGGTGGGCAACTGCACCGGGGCCGGCCTGCAGGTCGTCCAGCCCGACGCGACATGCAAGTTCGACCCGGTGAACCCCGGGTACACGCTCTGCCTGGAGAAGGTGCGCAAGGATCTGATCGTGGCGACTGTGGCGTCCTCGCTCATCGGCTGCGTCATCATGGGGACATTCGCCAACTTGCCGCTCGCCTTGGCCCCGGGAATGGGGACCAACGCCTACTTCGCCTACACGGTGGTCGGGTACCACGGGTCGGGCAACATATCCTACCAGAGCGCCCTGGCCGCGGTGTTCATCGAGGGCCTCCTCTTCCTACTGATCTCGGCGGTCGGACTCCGGGCCAAGCTCGCGAAGCTCATCCCGAAGCCCGTCCGAATAAGCTCGTCCGCCGGAATTGGTCTGTTCCTCGCCTTCATCGGACTACAGAACAGCGAGGGGATCGGGCTTATCGGGTACAGCTCGTCGACACTGCTAACCCTCGGCGGCTGCCCGAGTTCGTCCCGTGTCTCGCTTGCCCCGGTAGTGACCGCCGCCAACGGCACGGTAAGCCTACTCGCTGGAGGCACCGTCTCGAGTGACATCTACTGCCTCCGAGATCGGATGGAGAGCCCGACGTTGTGGCTGGGGATCGTGGGGTTCGTGATCATCGCGTACTGCCTCATCAAGAACGTAAAAGGCGCGATGATTTACGGCATCGTGTTCGTGACGGCCATCTCATGGTTCCGGAACACGAAGGTCACGGCGTTCCCAAACACCGACTCCGGCGACGCGGCCTACGCCTACTTCAAGAAGGTGGTGGACGTGCACGCGATCAAGAAAACGGCCGGGGCGCTGAGCTTCAAGAGCATCGGCAAGGGCAAATTTTGGGAGGCCTTGGTCACGTTCCTCTACGTGGACATATTGGACACCACGGGCACGCTCTATTCCATGGCCAGGTTCGCGGGCTTCGCGGACCAGAACGGGAACTTCGAGGGCCAGTACTTCGCGTTCATGTCCGACGCCACGGCCATCGTGGTGGGGTCGCTGCTGGGGACGTCGCCGGTGACGGCCTTCATCGAGTCGTCCACGGGGATCAAGGAGGGCGGGAGGACAGGCCTCACGGCGCTGACGGCGGCCGGCTACTTCTTCCTGGCGTTCTTCATAACGCCGCTGCTGGCGTCGATCCCGGCATGGGCAGTGGGGCCGCCGCTGATCCTGGTGGGGGTGCTGATGATGAAGTCGGTGGTGGAGATCGACTGGAACGACATGCGGCACGCGATCCCAGCATTTGTGACGCTGATATTGATGCCCCTGACGTATTCGATCGCGTACGGCTTGATCGGCGGGATCGGGACATACATTGTGCTGCACATATGGGATTGGAGCGAGGAATTGCTGGTGAAGTTTGGGTTGGTCAACGGGGATAACGGTGGTGGTGGGGTTAGGGTCAACGGCTCACATGGCCAGCCCAAAGAGGATGGAGATGCCATCAAGGCCGTGGGGCTGGAACCTTAG
- the LOC115748121 gene encoding phosphoglucan phosphatase LSF2, chloroplastic isoform X1 translates to MEAIVKACYSSFVLMPALDKDAIFTTKKKKKHVCTVMGSNNPFKLSKISCEVSEGGVKPKQKPTIMRASAIPGSRTEDYNTAMKRMMRNPYEYHHDLGMNYTLITDNLIVGSQPQKPEDIDHLKHEENVAYILNLQQDRDIEYWGIDFQAILRRCQELGIQHIRRPARDFDPDSLRSGLPKAVSSLERAISDGKGRVYVHCTAGLGRAPAIAVAYLYWFCGMDKLNKAYAFLTAKRPCGPNKRAIRGATYDLAKNDPWKEPFESLPEYAFEDIADWERSLIQDHVRSLHGT, encoded by the exons ATGGAGGCCATTGTCAAAGCCTGCTATTCTTCCTTCGTCCTCATGCCTGCACTCgacaaagatgcaatttttacgacgaagaagaagaagaaacacgTGTGCACTGTCATGGGTTCAAATAATCCCTTCAAGCTGAGCAAAATCTCGTGCGAAGTATCAGAAGGTGGGGTCAAGCCTAAACAGAAACCCACCATAATGAGAGCGTCAGCTATTCCCGGGAGCAGGACAGAGGATTATAACACAGCCATGAAGAGGATGATGAGGAACCCTTATGAATATCACCATGATCTTG GCATGAATTACACACTGATAACTGATAATTTGATCGTGGGCTCGCAGCCTCAGAAACCTGAAGATATTGATCATCTGAAACACGAAGAGAATGTCGCTTACATATTAAACTTGCAGCAAGATAGGGACATTGAATACTGGGGAATCGACTTCCAGGCTATCCTGAGAAGATGTCAGGAACTTGGAATCCAGCATATTAGAAGGCCG GCAAGAGATTTCGATCCAGATTCGTTGAGAAGTGGATTACCCAAAGCTGTGTCGTCTTTAGAGCGGGCAATCTCAGATGGAAAGGGGAGGGTTTATGTGCACTGTACAGCTGGTCTTGGAAGGGCCCCTGCCATTGCAGTTGCTTATTTGTACTGGTTCTGTGGCATGGAT AAGCTGAACAAGGCTTATGCCTTTCTTACTGCAAAACGGCCTTGTGGACCGAATAAAAGAGCCATACGTGGAGCTACCTACGATCTGGCCAAGAATGATCCATGGAAGGAGCCTTTTGAGAGTCTTCCAGAATATGCTTTTGAAGATATTGCTGATTGGGAGAGAAGCTTGATTCAGGACCATGTACGTTCTCTTCATGGGACTTGA
- the LOC115748121 gene encoding phosphoglucan phosphatase LSF2, chloroplastic isoform X2: protein MEAIVKACYSSFVLMPALDKDAIFTTKKKKKHVCTVMGSNNPFKLSKISCEVSEGGVKPKQKPTIMRASAIPGSRTEDYNTAMKRMMRNPYEYHHDLGMNYTLITDNLIVGSQPQKPEDIDHLKHEENVAYILNLQQDRDIEYWGIDFQAILRRCQELGIQHIRRPARDFDPDSLRSGLPKAVSSLERAISDGKGRVYVHCTAGLGRAPAIAVAYLYWFCGMDLNKAYAFLTAKRPCGPNKRAIRGATYDLAKNDPWKEPFESLPEYAFEDIADWERSLIQDHVRSLHGT, encoded by the exons ATGGAGGCCATTGTCAAAGCCTGCTATTCTTCCTTCGTCCTCATGCCTGCACTCgacaaagatgcaatttttacgacgaagaagaagaagaaacacgTGTGCACTGTCATGGGTTCAAATAATCCCTTCAAGCTGAGCAAAATCTCGTGCGAAGTATCAGAAGGTGGGGTCAAGCCTAAACAGAAACCCACCATAATGAGAGCGTCAGCTATTCCCGGGAGCAGGACAGAGGATTATAACACAGCCATGAAGAGGATGATGAGGAACCCTTATGAATATCACCATGATCTTG GCATGAATTACACACTGATAACTGATAATTTGATCGTGGGCTCGCAGCCTCAGAAACCTGAAGATATTGATCATCTGAAACACGAAGAGAATGTCGCTTACATATTAAACTTGCAGCAAGATAGGGACATTGAATACTGGGGAATCGACTTCCAGGCTATCCTGAGAAGATGTCAGGAACTTGGAATCCAGCATATTAGAAGGCCG GCAAGAGATTTCGATCCAGATTCGTTGAGAAGTGGATTACCCAAAGCTGTGTCGTCTTTAGAGCGGGCAATCTCAGATGGAAAGGGGAGGGTTTATGTGCACTGTACAGCTGGTCTTGGAAGGGCCCCTGCCATTGCAGTTGCTTATTTGTACTGGTTCTGTGGCATGGAT CTGAACAAGGCTTATGCCTTTCTTACTGCAAAACGGCCTTGTGGACCGAATAAAAGAGCCATACGTGGAGCTACCTACGATCTGGCCAAGAATGATCCATGGAAGGAGCCTTTTGAGAGTCTTCCAGAATATGCTTTTGAAGATATTGCTGATTGGGAGAGAAGCTTGATTCAGGACCATGTACGTTCTCTTCATGGGACTTGA